The Agromyces sp. LHK192 genome includes a window with the following:
- a CDS encoding sulfite exporter TauE/SafE family protein — MLLAVSLSVLVGAFAQRVTGMGFALVASPALVLLLGPFDGVFVVNLCAVLSSLLILPRVWRAIDWPRLARLLPAAIVGTAVGAVVAASVPGPALQFGIGVLVLVALTATLLASRTARVPDRLGVTLAAGGASGFMNAAAGVGGPAIAVYAIATRWPQPAFAATNQPYFVAIGVASLVGKFAASGWSLPELDPSMWIAVAVAVVLGLVVGELLHRRIGNRAARIGVIVLAYLGAAAATVDGAIELLA; from the coding sequence GTGCTCCTCGCGGTCTCCCTGTCGGTCCTGGTCGGCGCCTTCGCGCAGCGGGTGACCGGGATGGGCTTCGCCCTCGTGGCCTCGCCCGCGCTGGTGCTGCTGCTCGGGCCGTTCGACGGCGTGTTCGTGGTGAACCTGTGCGCCGTGCTCAGCTCGCTGCTGATCCTCCCCCGCGTGTGGCGTGCGATCGACTGGCCGCGACTCGCCCGCCTGCTGCCCGCCGCCATCGTCGGCACGGCCGTCGGCGCCGTGGTCGCGGCATCCGTGCCCGGACCGGCACTGCAGTTCGGGATCGGCGTGCTCGTGCTCGTCGCGCTGACGGCGACGCTCCTCGCGTCGCGCACCGCACGCGTTCCCGATCGGCTCGGGGTGACGCTTGCAGCGGGCGGCGCATCCGGGTTCATGAACGCCGCCGCGGGCGTCGGCGGACCGGCGATCGCGGTCTATGCGATCGCGACCCGCTGGCCGCAGCCGGCCTTCGCGGCGACGAACCAGCCGTACTTCGTGGCGATCGGCGTCGCGTCCCTCGTCGGCAAGTTCGCCGCATCGGGATGGTCGCTGCCCGAACTCGATCCGTCGATGTGGATCGCCGTCGCGGTCGCGGTCGTGCTCGGCCTCGTCGTCGGCGAACTGCTGCACCGCCGAATCGGCAACCGCGCGGCCCGGATCGGCGTGATCGTGCTGGCCTATCTCGGCGCGGCCGCGGCGACGGTCGACGGGGCGATCGAGCTCCTGGCCTGA
- a CDS encoding cation acetate symporter, producing MNPAVGYSAIVAVAVTSVLIGFYGLRVSRTTSDFYVASRTVRPWWNASAIGGEYLSAASFLGVAGLILLTGVGGFWFPIGYTAGYLMLLLFVAAPLRRSGAYTIPDFVRARLDSIAARRVTSVLVIVIGWFYIVPQLQGAALTVRITTGLPSWAGSVAVALIVAGVVAAGGMRSITFVQAFQFWLKLTALAVPVFALLIVVGSGSVEPVLEPVAAFPAEAGPSSLDWYRTVSLMVALLLGTLGLPHVLVRFYTNPDGPAARRTTVIVLGLLSVFYLFPTAFGLLGRAFAPDLATTGEADALILVLPDRLVPGPVGQLLTALVIAGAFAAFLSTSSGLVVSLAGVISQDLLGGSVRGFRAAALVSSLVPLAVALATESTGLAGSVGLVFAFTASTLCPVLLLGIWWRGLTSRGAISGMVTGAVLSGAAILLGGPLASAAPAVRPLLEQPAAWTVPIAVAVTVIVSVADRRGVPRSTDAFLRRLHVPEDARRPSADS from the coding sequence GTGAACCCCGCCGTCGGCTACTCGGCGATCGTCGCGGTGGCCGTGACCAGCGTGCTGATCGGGTTCTACGGCCTGCGGGTCTCCCGGACGACCAGCGATTTCTACGTCGCGAGTCGAACGGTTCGGCCGTGGTGGAACGCGTCGGCGATCGGCGGCGAGTACCTGTCTGCGGCATCCTTCCTCGGCGTCGCCGGGCTCATCCTGCTGACGGGCGTCGGCGGGTTCTGGTTCCCGATCGGGTACACGGCCGGGTACCTCATGCTGCTGCTCTTCGTCGCCGCGCCGCTGCGCCGTTCGGGCGCGTACACGATCCCCGACTTCGTGCGGGCGCGCCTCGACTCGATCGCGGCACGCCGGGTGACGAGCGTGCTCGTGATCGTCATCGGATGGTTCTACATCGTGCCGCAGCTCCAGGGTGCGGCGTTGACGGTGCGCATCACCACGGGCCTGCCCTCGTGGGCCGGGTCGGTGGCGGTCGCGCTGATCGTCGCGGGCGTGGTCGCGGCGGGCGGCATGCGTTCGATCACGTTCGTGCAGGCCTTCCAGTTCTGGCTGAAGCTGACGGCGCTCGCGGTGCCGGTGTTCGCGCTGCTGATCGTCGTGGGTTCGGGATCGGTCGAGCCCGTGCTCGAACCGGTCGCGGCGTTCCCGGCCGAGGCCGGGCCGAGCAGCCTCGACTGGTACCGCACGGTGTCGCTCATGGTCGCGCTGCTGCTCGGCACGCTCGGCCTGCCGCACGTGCTGGTGCGGTTCTACACGAACCCCGACGGGCCCGCGGCGCGGCGCACGACCGTGATCGTGCTCGGGCTGCTCTCGGTCTTCTACCTGTTCCCGACCGCGTTCGGCCTGCTGGGGCGGGCGTTCGCGCCCGATCTCGCGACGACCGGCGAGGCCGACGCGCTCATCCTCGTGCTGCCCGACCGGCTGGTGCCCGGTCCGGTCGGGCAACTCCTGACGGCACTGGTGATCGCCGGGGCGTTCGCGGCCTTCCTGTCGACGTCGTCGGGTCTCGTCGTCTCGCTCGCCGGCGTCATCAGCCAGGACCTGCTCGGCGGCAGCGTGCGGGGCTTCCGCGCGGCGGCACTCGTGTCGTCGCTGGTGCCGCTCGCGGTCGCGCTGGCGACCGAGTCGACCGGGCTCGCGGGCAGCGTGGGGTTGGTGTTCGCGTTCACGGCGTCGACGCTGTGCCCGGTGCTGCTGCTCGGCATCTGGTGGCGGGGGCTCACCTCGCGCGGGGCGATCTCGGGGATGGTGACGGGAGCGGTCCTCTCGGGCGCGGCGATCCTGCTCGGCGGCCCGTTGGCGTCGGCGGCGCCTGCGGTGCGACCGCTGCTCGAGCAGCCCGCGGCGTGGACCGTGCCGATCGCGGTCGCGGTGACGGTGATCGTGTCGGTCGCCGACCGACGCGGCGTGCCTCGCAGCACCGACGCGTTCCTGCGCCGGCTGCACGTGCCCGAGGACGCCCGCCGGCCGTCGGCGGATTCGTAG